The Bacillota bacterium DNA window CCAGAATTACAAAGGCATCATAATTCCCAAGGCTTTCCGGCAGGGCTGCACCGGCCTGGTCCATACATCTGACGTCAAGCACCCATCCTTTCCGGCAGAGCACATCCTCTAATAACCCTGGCCCCTCACAGGCCACGTGCTGCACCACCAATGCCCGCAAAAAAATCCCTCCCTTCTTCTGTCCATATTACACGGTCTCGAAACCGCAAGGGCCTTAAGACCTTGCTTGCCAGCTGTTCTTCGCAGCAGCAGTGGGTCACCAGAACAAAAGGGATCCTCCACTCCCGGTTCAGTGCTTTCAGCTCCTGCTGCAGGTCTTCCCGCAGGCCCCTTCACAAAATTGCTGCCGTGCCCCGCTCCTGGGTGCGGATCCGTACCGCGTCCTCTACCGGGCAGACGAAAACCCGTCCGTCGCCGATTTCACCCGTCCGGTTGACCTTGATGATGGCACCCACAACCAGGAGAACGTCCTCATCATCGACGACGAGAGAAATCAGCCGCTTTGGAACGTACTTCATGCTCCCCTGCTGGCTCAGCACTTCCGGCGAAACCTGGAACGATACCTCCCCTGCAAGACCCTTTTGCTTCCCCCGGCCCAGCACCCTCCAGGCGGTCAGGGCCGGAAAACCCAGTGCCGCCAGAACTTCTTTCGTCCTGGTCATCTTGTTAGACCGGATGATGGCAATGATTTCCTTCAACCTGGCTCCCTCCTTCCAAAACCGTTCAACCTTCTCTTACAACCCCTTGCTTCCAGTCCTCACCGTGTAGGCCTC harbors:
- a CDS encoding P-II family nitrogen regulator; its protein translation is MKEIIAIIRSNKMTRTKEVLAALGFPALTAWRVLGRGKQKGLAGEVSFQVSPEVLSQQGSMKYVPKRLISLVVDDEDVLLVVGAIIKVNRTGEIGDGRVFVCPVEDAVRIRTQERGTAAIL